A stretch of Corallococcus macrosporus DNA encodes these proteins:
- the dnaX gene encoding DNA polymerase III subunit gamma/tau, with translation MSYLVLARKWRPQKFDDMTGQEHVVRTIGNAIKMDRVAHAYLFCGPRGVGKTTAARLLAKALNCEQGPTATPCGTCRACTEITAGTSVDVAEIDGASNNGVENVREIRENAKYLPQRDRHKIYIIDEVHMLSGAAFNALLKTLEEPPGHVKFIFATTEAHKLPDTILSRCQRHNFRRISAARMLQRLKEICQAEGAGISEQSLSLVVRQSEGGMRDALSLLDQILASCGPNPTDEAVAEAMGAIDRTVVQDFAEALVRKDAKRVLGRVDEVFNRGLDLKRLAEELALQLRHLFVTKSLGEAPAELAESEQKALLALAKEADTAQLSRLFDIVHGSIWDVSRAAQPRLALEMALLKAIQLSPAGSIPDLLARVERLSAGLGAEGAAKSTSGAPGGRSGPANFRV, from the coding sequence ATGAGCTACCTCGTCCTCGCCCGTAAATGGCGCCCGCAGAAGTTCGATGACATGACCGGCCAGGAGCACGTGGTCCGGACCATCGGGAATGCCATCAAGATGGACCGGGTCGCGCATGCGTACCTGTTCTGTGGCCCTCGAGGGGTGGGCAAGACGACGGCCGCCCGCCTGCTCGCCAAGGCCCTCAACTGTGAGCAGGGGCCCACGGCGACCCCGTGCGGCACCTGCCGGGCGTGCACCGAAATCACGGCTGGCACCAGCGTGGACGTGGCGGAGATCGACGGCGCGTCCAACAACGGCGTCGAGAACGTGCGCGAGATTCGCGAGAACGCGAAGTACCTGCCGCAGCGCGACCGCCACAAGATCTACATCATCGACGAAGTCCACATGCTCTCCGGCGCGGCGTTCAACGCGCTCCTGAAGACGCTGGAGGAGCCGCCCGGTCACGTGAAGTTCATCTTCGCGACGACGGAGGCGCACAAGCTCCCGGACACCATCCTGTCGCGCTGCCAGCGCCACAACTTCCGGCGCATCTCCGCGGCGCGGATGCTCCAGCGCCTGAAGGAGATCTGCCAGGCGGAGGGCGCGGGCATCTCCGAGCAGTCGCTGTCGCTGGTGGTGCGCCAGTCCGAAGGCGGCATGCGCGACGCGCTGAGCCTCCTGGACCAGATTCTGGCGTCGTGCGGTCCCAACCCCACGGACGAGGCGGTCGCGGAGGCGATGGGCGCCATCGACCGCACGGTGGTGCAGGACTTCGCGGAGGCGCTGGTCCGCAAGGACGCGAAGCGCGTGCTGGGCCGGGTGGACGAGGTCTTCAACCGGGGCCTGGACCTGAAGCGGTTGGCGGAGGAGCTGGCGCTGCAGCTGCGGCACCTCTTCGTGACGAAGTCGCTGGGCGAGGCTCCCGCGGAGCTGGCGGAGTCCGAGCAGAAGGCGCTGCTGGCGCTGGCGAAGGAGGCGGACACCGCGCAGCTGTCGAGGCTGTTCGACATCGTGCACGGCAGCATCTGGGACGTGTCGCGAGCGGCGCAGCCCCGGCTGGCGCTGGAGATGGCGCTGCTCAAGGCCATCCAGCTGTCCCCGGCCGGTTCGATTCCCGACCTGCTGGCCCGAGTGGAGCGGCTGTCGGCGGGACTTGGCGCGGAAGGCGCCGCGAAGAGCACGTCCGGAGCGCCGGGAGGTCGCTCCGGTCCCGCGAACTTTCGCGTCTGA
- a CDS encoding DNA polymerase III subunit gamma/tau, producing MGPTSRMTDAQGPSTHAGATVRPFDAAAHPASNGHSREAQGPAAYAGASPRPFGVQDASARTGSAPQSFEARGAPTAHDGAPPTVVTRAPEPPQAGASAVATRTPPAALMEGLSPAAARPLSFLRNGGAAGAPVPTPAAVPPAPVVMDDLSPSAARPLSFLRNGGGAAPAMEAPPAPAVVMDDLPPSAARPLSFLRNGGAQPPPPEAGPTVRITNMRKPEPVAPPEPPPIDDADERMFPEEGSAEGCASGECIPVAEPAAPVEPEPPEPEPPPAMAPVATSRDNPNRPLPERWRAAVETVKSASVRHGTALANGRLQSMKAGEIVLGYPPSAAFHKAAVTAPAGKAAVDAALASHFGRAVKLTITDVPQVQDMLPGGMGQSLSEQDTQSRATHEKTTEGKVRSHASVRAILKMLGGEIEHIQVYEPERPPANLPDVPAAPED from the coding sequence ATGGGCCCCACGTCGCGCATGACGGATGCGCAGGGTCCGTCTACTCACGCCGGGGCCACTGTCCGCCCCTTCGACGCGGCGGCGCACCCCGCATCCAACGGGCACTCCCGTGAGGCCCAGGGTCCCGCGGCCTACGCGGGCGCCAGTCCTCGGCCCTTCGGGGTTCAGGACGCGTCCGCGCGCACGGGCTCCGCGCCCCAGTCCTTCGAGGCTCGCGGTGCTCCCACGGCGCACGACGGCGCACCGCCCACGGTCGTCACGCGCGCACCCGAGCCGCCCCAGGCCGGAGCGTCCGCCGTGGCCACGCGGACGCCTCCCGCCGCACTGATGGAGGGCCTGTCCCCCGCCGCGGCCCGTCCCCTCTCCTTCCTTCGCAATGGCGGCGCCGCGGGCGCACCCGTGCCGACTCCCGCCGCCGTGCCTCCCGCGCCGGTGGTGATGGACGACCTGTCACCCTCCGCCGCGCGCCCGCTGTCCTTCCTGCGCAATGGCGGCGGCGCGGCCCCCGCGATGGAGGCCCCTCCGGCCCCGGCCGTCGTCATGGACGACCTGCCCCCGTCCGCGGCGCGTCCCCTTTCCTTCCTCCGCAACGGCGGCGCCCAGCCCCCACCGCCCGAAGCCGGGCCCACCGTGCGCATCACCAACATGCGCAAGCCGGAGCCCGTGGCTCCGCCGGAACCGCCGCCCATCGATGACGCGGACGAGCGCATGTTCCCCGAAGAGGGCTCCGCCGAGGGCTGTGCCTCCGGCGAGTGCATCCCCGTCGCGGAACCCGCCGCCCCTGTTGAACCGGAGCCTCCGGAGCCCGAACCGCCGCCCGCGATGGCGCCCGTCGCCACCAGCCGCGACAACCCCAACCGCCCCCTGCCCGAGCGCTGGCGCGCCGCCGTGGAGACCGTGAAGTCCGCGTCCGTGCGCCACGGCACGGCGCTCGCCAACGGCCGCCTCCAGTCCATGAAGGCCGGCGAAATCGTCCTGGGCTATCCGCCCTCCGCCGCCTTCCACAAGGCCGCCGTGACGGCCCCCGCGGGCAAGGCCGCCGTGGACGCGGCGCTGGCCTCGCACTTCGGCCGGGCCGTGAAGCTCACCATCACGGACGTGCCCCAGGTCCAGGACATGCTCCCGGGCGGCATGGGGCAGAGCCTCTCCGAGCAGGACACCCAGAGCCGCGCCACCCACGAGAAGACCACCGAGGGCAAGGTGCGCTCGCACGCGTCCGTGCGGGCCATCCTCAAGATGCTGGGCGGTGAAATCGAGCACATCCAGGTCTACGAGCCCGAGCGGCCACCGGCCAACCTCCCGGACGTCCCGGCCGCTCCTGAGGACTGA
- a CDS encoding YbaB/EbfC family nucleoid-associated protein gives MPGIDLNYFIRQANKLTEKIEERKKQLAEETVEAKSGEGRVTVVANCVQEIRSIKIDKSAIDPNDPGMLEDLITAAVNAALANSRQHMNAELAKISGGVKIPGIN, from the coding sequence ATGCCCGGCATCGACCTGAACTACTTCATCCGGCAGGCGAACAAGCTCACCGAGAAGATCGAGGAGCGGAAGAAGCAGCTGGCGGAAGAGACCGTCGAGGCGAAGTCAGGCGAGGGCCGCGTGACGGTCGTCGCCAACTGCGTGCAGGAGATCCGCAGCATCAAGATCGACAAGAGCGCCATCGACCCCAACGACCCCGGGATGCTCGAGGACCTCATCACCGCCGCCGTGAACGCTGCCCTGGCGAACAGCCGTCAGCACATGAACGCCGAGCTGGCGAAGATCTCCGGCGGCGTGAAGATCCCCGGCATTAATTAA
- the recR gene encoding recombination mediator RecR, producing the protein MTPDPLNRLVAQLAKLPGIGEKTAQRLAFHILRAPGEFAVDLSQAIREVKEKVHLCVRCFSLTDSELCGFCRDNRRDERALCVVETYSDLMALERTREFKGRYHVLHGVLSPLEGVGPEQLRIKELLERLNDSRVEEIILATNPDIEGEATALYLTRLLKPLGLRVTRIAQGLPMGGDLEFADQATLAKALSARRDL; encoded by the coding sequence ATGACCCCCGATCCGCTGAATCGCCTGGTCGCCCAGCTCGCGAAGCTGCCGGGCATTGGTGAGAAGACCGCCCAGCGCCTCGCGTTCCACATCCTGCGAGCGCCGGGCGAGTTCGCCGTGGACCTCTCGCAGGCCATCCGCGAGGTGAAGGAGAAGGTGCACCTGTGCGTGCGCTGTTTCTCCCTCACCGACTCGGAGCTGTGCGGCTTCTGCCGCGACAACCGCCGCGACGAGCGCGCCCTGTGCGTCGTGGAGACCTACTCCGACCTGATGGCGCTGGAGCGCACCCGCGAGTTCAAGGGCCGCTACCACGTGCTGCACGGTGTCCTGTCCCCGCTGGAAGGCGTGGGCCCGGAGCAGCTGCGCATCAAGGAGCTGCTGGAGCGCCTCAACGACAGCCGGGTGGAGGAGATCATCCTCGCCACCAACCCGGACATCGAGGGCGAGGCCACCGCGCTCTACCTCACGCGCCTGCTCAAGCCGCTGGGCCTGCGGGTGACGCGCATCGCGCAGGGCCTGCCCATGGGCGGCGACCTGGAGTTCGCGGACCAGGCCACGCTCGCCAAGGCGCTGTCCGCCCGTCGCGACCTGTGA
- a CDS encoding protein kinase domain-containing protein — protein MAQPNVPIPDPAGASTAPILQPYGQYVLVRKLAEGGMAEIFLAKLLGADGFERNVVLKRMLPTLSAIPDFVEMFRDEARLAAKLSHPHIVQIHELGFTDGCYYICMEYLAGEDFSTTLRLAGRRRQYVPLPVVLRVLIDAARGLHFAHTFTNEQGQPLHVVHRDVSPSNLYVTYQGQVKVLDFGIAKAESRLVQTRTGVVKGKYIYMAPEQAQGKEVDHRADVFSLGVSLYEAVTHVRPFSRENDLAVLNALLQGEFEKPRALRADLPEGLEAIILKAMAFKPEDRYATAEDFALALETFASDFQGGAAGAPALGTFLRQHFGEERVTEKTRIPTLATLTAARPTDPEFAAIAPPVASPGTNTYGQQVSRPSATGMRALTSQNKSAPAQAPAPEVVASAPPAKPASRRWLAGVVGGVGLVLAGAAFVVARPGGSATGSTPPAPVQQAAAPVTNAAPPPAAVQQPPPPRAPVGTQAQGPEGTSPGTVPGGETVAASVTDSPHVDEGTEDTAPRKTGTKPAVKERVSLGIEDIQRVVSNGRSKITGCFERYKSDLPSAAGEVQVQLTIVSSGKVRAGTRGPLASTAVGRCLETQAQSLRFPAHRDQEVTVLMPFSWKVTQ, from the coding sequence ATGGCACAGCCCAACGTTCCCATTCCGGATCCCGCCGGTGCTTCCACCGCGCCCATCCTCCAGCCTTACGGACAGTACGTCCTCGTGCGCAAGCTGGCGGAAGGCGGCATGGCGGAGATCTTCCTCGCCAAGCTGCTGGGCGCGGATGGCTTCGAGCGCAACGTGGTGCTCAAGCGCATGCTGCCGACGCTGTCGGCCATCCCGGACTTCGTGGAGATGTTCCGCGACGAGGCGCGGCTCGCGGCGAAGCTGTCGCATCCGCACATCGTGCAGATCCACGAGCTGGGCTTCACGGATGGCTGCTACTACATCTGCATGGAGTACCTCGCGGGCGAGGACTTCTCCACGACGCTGCGGCTCGCGGGCCGCCGGCGCCAGTACGTGCCGCTGCCGGTGGTGCTGCGGGTGCTCATCGACGCGGCGCGGGGCCTGCACTTCGCGCACACCTTCACCAACGAGCAGGGCCAGCCGCTGCACGTGGTGCACCGGGACGTGTCGCCGTCCAACCTGTACGTGACGTACCAGGGCCAGGTGAAGGTGCTGGACTTCGGCATCGCCAAGGCCGAGTCGCGCCTGGTGCAGACGCGCACCGGCGTGGTGAAGGGCAAGTACATCTACATGGCGCCGGAGCAGGCGCAGGGGAAGGAGGTCGACCACCGCGCGGACGTGTTCTCGCTGGGGGTCAGCCTCTACGAGGCCGTCACGCACGTGCGGCCCTTCTCCCGCGAGAACGACCTGGCGGTGCTCAACGCGCTGTTGCAGGGCGAGTTCGAGAAGCCGCGCGCGTTGCGGGCGGACCTGCCGGAGGGCCTGGAGGCCATCATCCTCAAGGCCATGGCCTTCAAGCCGGAGGACCGGTACGCGACCGCGGAGGACTTCGCGCTCGCGCTGGAGACCTTCGCCTCGGATTTCCAGGGCGGGGCCGCGGGCGCTCCGGCGCTGGGCACGTTCCTGCGCCAGCACTTCGGCGAGGAGCGCGTCACGGAGAAGACGCGCATCCCCACGCTGGCCACGCTCACCGCCGCGCGCCCGACGGACCCCGAGTTCGCGGCGATTGCCCCTCCGGTCGCCAGCCCGGGCACGAACACGTACGGGCAGCAGGTGTCCCGTCCCAGCGCCACAGGCATGCGGGCGCTGACCTCTCAGAACAAGTCCGCCCCCGCGCAGGCTCCCGCGCCGGAAGTCGTCGCGAGCGCGCCTCCCGCGAAGCCCGCGTCCCGGCGGTGGCTCGCGGGCGTGGTGGGCGGGGTGGGGCTGGTGCTCGCGGGCGCGGCGTTCGTCGTCGCGCGGCCCGGTGGTTCGGCCACGGGTTCCACGCCTCCGGCACCGGTGCAGCAGGCCGCCGCTCCCGTCACCAACGCGGCGCCTCCTCCGGCGGCGGTGCAGCAGCCTCCGCCCCCGCGGGCGCCCGTGGGGACGCAGGCGCAGGGTCCTGAAGGGACTTCACCTGGCACCGTGCCGGGCGGTGAGACGGTGGCTGCGTCCGTGACGGATTCGCCCCATGTCGATGAGGGGACGGAGGACACGGCGCCTCGCAAGACGGGGACGAAGCCGGCGGTGAAGGAGCGCGTGTCGCTGGGCATCGAGGACATCCAGCGCGTGGTGTCCAACGGCCGCTCGAAAATCACCGGCTGCTTCGAGCGCTACAAGTCCGACCTGCCGTCCGCCGCGGGCGAGGTGCAGGTGCAGCTCACCATCGTGTCCTCCGGCAAGGTGCGCGCGGGCACGCGCGGGCCGCTGGCGTCCACGGCGGTGGGCCGCTGCCTGGAGACGCAGGCGCAGAGCCTGCGCTTCCCGGCGCACCGCGACCAGGAAGTCACCGTGCTGATGCCGTTCTCGTGGAAGGTGACGCAGTAG